One window from the genome of Halictus rubicundus isolate RS-2024b chromosome 7, iyHalRubi1_principal, whole genome shotgun sequence encodes:
- the Lon gene encoding lon protease homolog, mitochondrial isoform X1, producing MRFVTAVNFKMLPVFRHRMTIVRSFCRNRHSDVQELSTHVRSLQFRRAGLVDCLGSFTRYTRDRRHSAAAAIISIRSFATKKFNDRDPPGESDGDQIDDPASLPATVVVPEVWPHVPVIAINRNPVFPRFIKLIELNNPILMDLVRRKVKLNQPYVGIFLKKAEENEAEVVQNMNDIYPVGTFAQIHEVQDLGNRLRLVVMAHRRIKIVGQILEDIMPKNMHEMKLTFPLLNTTIHVPVDDTVTTSKPSRRSLMRKKSENRTSEAEKTKKNEEENVVPESAVPKKLEESKEEKFMSAESDSAQPQANTQPLLMVEVINITHEKFRQTEEIKALTQELIKTIRDIISMNPLYRESLQQMLHQGQRVVDNPVYLSDLGAALTGADAQELQQVLEEMDISKRLRLSLALLKKEYELSKLQQKIGREVEEKVKQQHRKYILHEQLKVIKKELGLEKDDKDAIAEKYRERIRSKTVPKPVMDVLEEELNKLNFLESHSSEFNVTRNYLDWLTSLPWGVTSPENLHLQQAIEILDKDHYGMEDIKKRILEFIAVSQLKGSTQGKILCFHGPPGVGKTSIAKSISRALNREYFRFSVGGMTDVAEIKGHRRTYVGAMPGKIIQCLKKTKTENPLVLIDEVDKIGKGHQGDPASALLEMLDPEQNANFLDHYLDVSVDLSKVLFICTANVIDTIPEPLRDRMEMIEMSGYVADEKVAIAKQYLVPQAMNESGLSDTHVKIDDGALNLLIKFYCRESGVRNLQKHIEKVHRKVAFKVVKKEAGRVDVTTENLHEFVGKPVFTHDRMYDITPPGVVMGLAWTAMGGSTLFIETTIRKPTTKKSEGSFEVTGHLGDVMKESIQIAMTVARKFLSDEDSSNTFLYDSHLHLHVPEGATPKDGPSAGVTIAIAFISLAKNKAIRQNVAMTGELSLMGRVLPVGGIKEKTIAAKRVGVNCVILPEENKKDFNDLPKYITDGLEVHFASTFADVYRICFENVEDPRVFATTNM from the exons ATGCGTTTCGTGACAGCGGTCAATTTCAAGATGCTGCCTGTCTTTCGGCACCGCATGACGATTGTTCGATCATTCTGCAGAAACCGACACTCGGACGTTCAAGAGTTGTCGACTCATGTACGATCGCTGCAATTCCGTAGAGCAGGCCTCGTCGATTGTCTAGGATCATTCACCAGATATACACGTGATCGTCGTCATTCTGCGGCGGCGGCTATCATCTCGATAAGATCGTTCGCGACCAAGAAATTCAACGACAGGGACCCACCGGG TGAGAGTGACGGAGATCAGATCGATGATCCAGCTTCGTTGCCAGCGACAGTTGTTGTGCCCGAGGTCTGGCCCCATGTGCCTGTCATAGCGATCAATAGAAATCCTGTGTTCCCCAGATTTATAAAGCTTATCGAGCTTAACAATCCGATTCTCATGGATCTGGTTCGTAGAAAGGTAAAATTGAATCAACCGTATGTGGGTATCTTCTTAAAGAAGGCAGAGGA AAATGAAGCGGAAGTTGTACAAAATATGAACGATATTTACCCCGTTGGCACATTTGCACAGATACACGAAGTACAAGATTTAGGGAATCGACTGAGATTAGTTGTGATGGCACATAGGAGAATTAAAATTGTTGGTCAGATACTGGAAGATATCATGCCGAAAAACATGCACG AGATGAAACTGACGTTTCCGCTACTAAATACAACAATTCACGTCCCTGTAGACGATACAGTAACCACTAGTAAACCAAGTCGTAGATCATTAATGCGCAAAAAATCAGAAAACAGAACTTCTGAAGCAGAGAAAACCAAAAAGAACGAAGAAGAGAATGTCGTCCCGGAAAGTGCTGTGCCTAAAAAACTGGAAGAgagtaaagaagaaaaatttatgTCAGCAGAATCTGATAGTGCTCAGCCGCAGGCTAACACTCAGCCATTGTTGATGGTGGAAGTAATAAACATTACCCACGAGAAATTTAGACAGACTGAAGAGATTAAG GCTTTAACACAAGAATTAATCAAGACAATTCGGGACATAATCAGTATGAACCCGCTGTACCGCGAGTCTTTGCAACAAATGCTGCACCAGGGTCAGAGGGTTGTAGACAATCCAGTCTATTTGAGCGATCTAGGTGCAGCTCTGACCGGAGCAGATGCACAGGAACTGCAACAGGTGTTGGAAGAAATGGAT ATCTCGAAGAGACTAAGGTTGTCGCTTGCACTGCTAAAGAAAGAATACGAATTGAGTAAATTGCAACAAAAGATTGGTAGGGAAGTGGAGGAAAAAGTCAAGCAACAGCACAGAAAGTATATTCTCCACGAACAATTGAAAGTCATAAAAAAAGAGTTAGGATTAGAAAAGGACGACAAAGACGCGATAGCGGAGAAGTATAGAGAACGAATAAGATCGAAAACGGTCCCAAAACCAGTGATGGATGTGCTCGAAGaggaattaaataaattgaatttcttgGAGAGTCATAGCAGTGAGTTCAA TGTTACAAGGAATTATTTAGACTGGCTCACGTCTTTACCCTGGGGTGTGACGAGTCCTGAAAATTTGCATCTTCAGCAGGCGATCGAGATATTGGATAAAGATCACTATGGGATGGAAGACATAAAGAAACGAATTTTGG AATTTATCGCTGTCAGTCAATTGAAGGGTTCAACACAAGGGAAGATACTATGTTTCCACGGTCCCCCGGGTGTCGGAAAAACGTCAATCGCGAAATCAATTTCCCGTGCTCTAAACAGGGAGTATTTCAGGTTTAGTGTTGGAGGTATGACAGACGTTGCAGAAATCAAGGGGCACAGGCGAACGTACGTGGGAGCAATGCCTGGCAAAATTATTCAATGCTTGAAGAAAACTAAGACGGAAAATCCGTTGGTTCTTATAGACGAGGTCGATAAGATAGGAAA AGGACATCAGGGTGATCCTGCGTCCGCTCTTCTAGAAATGCTGGACCCAGAGCAAAATGCAAATTTCCTGGACCACTACTTGGACGTGTCCGTTGATCTCTCGAAGGTTCTCTTCATTTGTACAGCGAATGTGATCGACACGATTCCGGAGCCCCTTCGGGACCGTATGGAAATGATAGAGATGTCCGGTTATGTCGCCGATGAAAAGGTCGCGATCGCTAAACAGTATTTGGTACCGCAAGCCATGAACGAATCCGGTCTCTCCGATACGCACGTCAAAATCGACGACGGTGCGCTCAATTTATTGATTAAATTCTACTGTCGAGAATCGGGAGTTCGAAATCTGCAGAAGCACATAGAGAAAGTTCATCGGAAGGTGGCCTTCAAGGTCGTGAAGAAGGAAGCAGGAAGGGTCGACGTAACCACAGAGAATCTACACGAATTCGTAGGGAAACCTGTGTTCACGCACGACAGAATGTACGACATAACACCCCCCGGTGTCGTTATGGGACTCGCGTGGACAGCCATGGGTGGCTCCACTTTGTTCATCGAGACAACAATTAGGAAACCTACCACAAAGAAGAGTGAAGGCAGCTTTGAAGTCACTGGACACTTGGGCGATGTGATGAAGGAGTCCATTCAGATAGCCATGACAGTGGCAAGGAAGTTCTTGAGCGATGAAGATTCCAGCAACACTTTCCTTTATGATTCCCATTTACACCTGCACGTGCCTGAGGGTGCGACACCGAAGGATGGTCCTAGTGCTGGTGTGACTATCGCGATAGCGTTCATATCGCTCGCTAAGAATAAAGCAATTAGGCAAAATGTCGCGATGACTGGGGAACTCAGTTTGATGGGAAGGGTCCTGCCCGTTGGTGGCATCAAGGAGAAAACGATCGCC GCGAAACGAGTCGGTGTGAATTGCGTGATACTGCCCGAGGAGAACAAGAAGGACTTCAACGACTTGCCTAAGTACATCACGGATGGTCTCGAGGTTCATTTCGCCTCTACCTTCGCCGACGTGTATCGCATTTGTTTCGAAAATGTCGAGGATCCAAGAGTATTCGCGACCACGAATATGTAG